In the Streptomyces sp. NBC_00525 genome, one interval contains:
- a CDS encoding dipeptide/oligopeptide/nickel ABC transporter permease/ATP-binding protein translates to MSLPARLLRSPLAWVTGIMLASLAVLALAGPLLWGAAADRPDPSAVLQGPSAAHPIGTDGLGRDLLARVLTAARPSLLLALASVLLGAGAGVLLGASTAVLGRRFRRLTAALINLLLAFPALLVAMFLAVVFGAGTTGAVLALAAAAVPGFARLAQTLAAGVAGTDHLAAARVLGLRRHRMLWRHVLPNIAEPLLLSVTTAAGTALVALSGLSFLGLGVQPPAYDWGQLLSQGLDRIYAEPLPALAPGLALLYAALAFQLLGEVLAGSAARRGPVARIPAPRAAPSGPAEEGAVLQVDGLTVELPTPRGTIRPVRGVSLSLRPGEIVGLVGESGSGKSLTALAVADLLPYGARVARRTLRLHGTDLAALTPRERDRHLATGLSVIFQNPASALNPSLRIGTQLTEAVRAHRGASRARAAAEAVEALRRVALPPEVLRARPHQLSGGQRQRVMIAAGLMVRPGLIIADEPTTALDVTVQRQITGLLTDIRRDTSAAILFISHDVALVGEFCDRVLVMYAGTVVEALPTDRLAAGTRHPYTRALVSSVPDLAADRDRPLPTVEGAPPDPLVPAPGCAFEPRCPRRRERCAEEAPPLDEFGGGHRVACWYPLPVSAVPEAVKAS, encoded by the coding sequence ATGAGCCTGCCCGCCCGCCTGCTCCGCTCGCCCCTGGCCTGGGTCACCGGGATCATGCTGGCCTCGCTCGCCGTGCTCGCCCTGGCCGGACCGCTGCTGTGGGGGGCGGCGGCCGACCGGCCGGACCCCTCGGCCGTCCTCCAGGGCCCCTCGGCGGCGCACCCGATCGGCACGGACGGCCTCGGCCGGGACCTGCTGGCCCGGGTACTGACGGCGGCCCGGCCCTCGCTGCTGCTCGCCCTGGCGTCGGTGCTGCTCGGCGCGGGCGCCGGAGTGCTCCTCGGGGCGTCCACCGCCGTGCTGGGACGGCGCTTCCGCCGGCTGACCGCCGCGCTGATCAACCTGCTGCTGGCCTTCCCGGCGCTGCTGGTGGCGATGTTCCTCGCGGTGGTGTTCGGCGCGGGCACGACCGGCGCCGTGCTGGCCCTCGCCGCGGCGGCCGTACCGGGGTTCGCGCGGCTCGCCCAGACGCTGGCCGCCGGCGTCGCCGGCACGGACCATCTGGCGGCGGCCCGCGTTCTCGGGCTGCGCCGGCACCGGATGCTGTGGCGCCATGTGCTGCCCAACATCGCCGAGCCGCTGCTGCTGAGCGTCACCACGGCCGCCGGCACGGCCCTGGTCGCGCTCTCCGGGCTCAGCTTCCTCGGGCTGGGCGTCCAGCCACCGGCGTACGACTGGGGGCAGTTGCTCAGCCAGGGGCTCGACCGGATCTACGCCGAACCGCTGCCCGCGCTCGCTCCGGGCCTCGCGCTCCTCTACGCGGCCCTGGCCTTCCAGCTGCTCGGCGAGGTCCTGGCCGGGAGCGCCGCCCGGCGCGGCCCGGTGGCGCGCATCCCGGCGCCGAGGGCCGCGCCGAGCGGCCCCGCCGAGGAGGGGGCGGTGCTCCAGGTGGACGGCCTCACCGTGGAGCTGCCGACCCCGCGCGGCACGATCCGGCCGGTGCGCGGGGTGAGCCTCTCGCTCCGGCCGGGCGAGATCGTGGGCCTGGTCGGCGAGTCGGGCTCGGGCAAGTCGCTCACCGCGCTGGCCGTCGCCGATCTGCTGCCGTACGGCGCCCGCGTCGCCCGGCGCACACTGCGCCTCCACGGGACCGATCTCGCGGCCCTGACGCCGAGGGAGCGGGACCGGCACCTGGCGACGGGCCTGTCAGTGATCTTCCAGAACCCGGCGTCGGCCCTCAACCCGTCCCTGCGGATCGGCACCCAGCTCACCGAGGCCGTCCGGGCGCACCGGGGCGCGAGCCGGGCGCGGGCCGCCGCGGAGGCCGTCGAGGCGCTGCGCCGGGTGGCGCTGCCGCCCGAGGTGCTGCGGGCCCGCCCCCATCAGTTGTCCGGCGGGCAGCGGCAACGGGTGATGATCGCCGCCGGGCTGATGGTGCGGCCGGGCCTGATCATCGCCGACGAGCCGACCACGGCCCTCGATGTCACCGTGCAGCGGCAGATCACCGGGCTGCTCACCGACATCCGCCGGGACACCTCCGCCGCAATCCTGTTCATCAGCCATGACGTGGCGCTGGTGGGCGAGTTCTGCGACCGGGTGCTGGTGATGTACGCGGGCACCGTCGTCGAGGCGCTGCCCACCGACCGGCTGGCCGCCGGCACCCGGCACCCCTACACCCGAGCCCTGGTCTCCTCGGTCCCGGACCTCGCCGCCGACCGCGACCGGCCGCTGCCGACGGTCGAGGGTGCGCCGCCCGATCCGCTCGTGCCGGCGCCGGGGTGTGCGTTCGAGCCGCGCTGCCCGCGCCGCCGGGAACGCTGCGCCGAGGAGGCCCCGCCGCTGGACGAGTTCGGCGGCGGGCATCGGGTCGCCTGCTGGTATCCGCTCCCCGTGTCTGCGGTCCCGGAGGCGGTGAAGGCGTCGTGA
- a CDS encoding ABC transporter permease: MSLPQLLRHPWTVFLGRRGLRLVVSLALVLTASFAMIRLIPGDPVRAALGVDAAPDLVAARRHALGLDSPFLSQYRHYLTGLLHGDLGTSLVTGTPVAELVRTRLPATLEIAGLAFLTALAVALPGGLLAAVRTRDGRRPRTELVFTTVTAGLTGVPDFVLAAGLTALLAVGLQLLPVAGAAGAASLVLPVVALALTPAAVLLRLVRVEALKVLDEDYLRTARSKRLSSARRYLRHAAPNMATAALTVAGSLLPGLIAGTVLVEKVFAWPGIGSAMAQSVVAQDYPVVQAMVLVLGTTVLLAGLLVDVLLALLDPRSAIREM, from the coding sequence ATGTCCTTACCCCAGCTGCTGCGGCACCCCTGGACCGTCTTCCTCGGCCGCCGCGGCCTCCGGCTCGTCGTCTCCCTGGCCCTCGTGCTCACCGCGTCGTTCGCCATGATCCGCCTCATCCCCGGCGATCCCGTCCGGGCCGCGCTCGGCGTCGACGCGGCGCCCGACCTGGTGGCCGCCCGCAGACACGCCCTCGGGCTCGACTCCCCCTTCCTGTCCCAGTACCGGCACTACCTCACCGGCCTCCTCCACGGCGACCTGGGCACCTCACTGGTCACCGGGACCCCCGTCGCGGAACTGGTCCGCACCCGGCTCCCGGCCACCCTGGAGATCGCCGGGCTCGCCTTCCTCACCGCGCTCGCCGTCGCCCTGCCCGGCGGTCTGCTGGCGGCCGTCCGCACCCGCGACGGCCGGCGCCCGCGCACCGAGCTGGTCTTCACCACGGTCACCGCGGGTCTGACCGGGGTGCCGGACTTCGTGCTGGCCGCCGGTCTCACCGCGCTGCTCGCCGTGGGCCTGCAACTGCTGCCGGTGGCCGGGGCGGCGGGCGCCGCATCCCTCGTCCTGCCCGTCGTCGCGCTCGCCCTCACCCCGGCGGCGGTCCTGCTGCGCCTGGTCAGGGTGGAGGCGCTGAAGGTGCTGGACGAGGACTACCTGCGTACCGCCCGCAGCAAACGGCTCTCGTCCGCGCGCCGCTATCTGCGGCACGCGGCACCGAACATGGCCACCGCCGCGCTCACCGTCGCGGGCAGCCTGCTGCCCGGTCTGATCGCGGGCACCGTGCTGGTCGAGAAGGTCTTCGCCTGGCCCGGCATCGGCTCCGCCATGGCCCAGTCCGTGGTCGCCCAGGACTACCCGGTGGTCCAGGCCATGGTGCTGGTCCTCGGCACCACCGTGCTGCTCGCCGGCCTCCTGGTCGATGTGCTGCTCGCCCTGCTCGACCCCCGCTCGGCGATCCGGGAGATGTGA
- a CDS encoding DUF5132 domain-containing protein, with amino-acid sequence MPPVVPPFLIGLVVAPLAKRLLRPLVGGVVKASVGIAMEVKKAAHEAGENIHDLAAEVAADVMAAQVAAGDTESRSVPGQHTTGNSGKGERRAPKIRATAENAAAKTH; translated from the coding sequence ATGCCGCCTGTAGTACCGCCCTTTCTGATCGGGCTCGTCGTCGCACCGCTGGCCAAGCGCCTGCTCAGGCCGCTGGTGGGCGGAGTCGTCAAGGCGTCCGTCGGGATCGCGATGGAGGTGAAGAAGGCAGCCCACGAGGCCGGGGAGAACATCCACGACCTCGCGGCCGAGGTGGCCGCCGACGTGATGGCCGCCCAGGTCGCCGCCGGTGACACCGAGAGCCGCTCCGTTCCCGGCCAGCACACCACCGGAAACAGCGGTAAGGGGGAGCGGAGGGCCCCCAAGATCCGCGCGACCGCCGAGAACGCCGCAGCCAAGACGCACTGA
- a CDS encoding ABC transporter ATP-binding protein/permease, translating into MPSLLGAASGFRSTEPGASPRSVTPGRQRWDVRLLVGRPRTAELLAAALRHIPGITEAQASPVTGGVLIRHDARLRAADIGGIVRRTVARVAEETTAAARRATAARPAPPVDTGAVVRPVLAVGGGVAAGAALLKGSTPIRQLAAVGGVAAATALVLRRTWRRTTEAARSATGPDSERHPLLEIVGPHRGRLYRAAALSVACQAAELALGTFLGWTGLVLIKGEAAFLARLGLATASAQLWGLAGLVAAASAAVAGLSYASNLQWRRLGQDIEHDWRSRTYRHVQHLDLAHLEGERTSRVAGALTNDVGQLGAFFAGPANDVLQLGTSLALLAPAFLLLAPQIAWIAFLPIPVIAWLSLRHQDRAAADYAVTGERRARLGSQVINSLEAGATVKSFCTEGYEAARIDRLSEDVQESSRQTDRGTIRHGETVRACTTASMAGTLLVGGRHVLNGNLRFEVFSPLIGLPQMLLMRMSRLGTIADQYQRTLDSYERVQRLRELPVEADSGDAALDPAGVRGEIVLDRVTFAYPGRAAALDDLSLTIPAGQVTALVGATGSGKTTVARLLMRFQDAESGRVLLDGRDVRDLRRHDLRHAIGFVAQDPFLFDGTIADNIRYGSFDATDGAVVRAAAMAEAHPFIAALPHGYDTLIGERGAALSGGQRQRIALARAILKDSPVVILDEATSAVDNETEAAIQRTLQSFAAERTMVVIAHRLSTVRHADRIYVMDRGGVVAEQGTHDELLAQHGLYASLWQLQAGELAA; encoded by the coding sequence ATGCCATCGCTTCTGGGTGCCGCCTCCGGATTCCGCTCCACGGAACCGGGCGCGAGCCCTCGCTCGGTCACACCGGGCCGCCAGCGCTGGGACGTCAGGCTTCTCGTCGGACGCCCCCGGACGGCCGAACTCCTCGCCGCAGCGCTGCGCCACATCCCCGGCATCACCGAGGCCCAGGCCAGCCCCGTCACCGGCGGAGTGCTCATCCGGCACGACGCGCGACTGCGCGCCGCGGACATCGGCGGGATCGTCCGCCGCACCGTCGCCCGGGTCGCGGAGGAAACGACCGCCGCGGCGCGACGGGCGACGGCGGCCCGGCCCGCCCCGCCCGTCGACACCGGCGCGGTCGTCCGGCCGGTGCTCGCCGTGGGCGGCGGCGTCGCGGCCGGCGCCGCCCTGCTCAAGGGCTCCACGCCGATCAGGCAACTGGCGGCCGTGGGCGGCGTGGCCGCGGCGACCGCGCTCGTGCTGCGCAGGACCTGGCGCAGAACCACCGAAGCGGCCCGCTCGGCGACCGGGCCCGACTCAGAACGGCACCCCCTGCTGGAGATCGTCGGCCCGCACCGCGGCCGCCTCTACCGCGCGGCCGCCCTGTCCGTCGCCTGCCAGGCGGCGGAACTGGCGCTCGGCACCTTCCTCGGCTGGACCGGCCTCGTTCTCATCAAGGGCGAAGCGGCCTTCCTGGCCCGCCTCGGCCTGGCCACCGCGTCCGCCCAGCTGTGGGGCCTGGCCGGACTGGTCGCCGCCGCCAGCGCCGCCGTGGCCGGACTCTCCTACGCCTCCAACCTCCAGTGGCGCCGGCTCGGCCAGGACATCGAACACGACTGGCGCAGCCGCACCTACCGGCACGTCCAGCACCTCGACCTGGCCCACCTGGAGGGCGAGCGCACCAGCAGGGTGGCCGGCGCCCTCACCAACGACGTCGGCCAACTGGGCGCCTTCTTCGCCGGACCCGCCAACGACGTGCTCCAACTCGGCACCAGCCTGGCCCTGCTGGCCCCGGCGTTCCTCCTGCTCGCCCCGCAGATCGCCTGGATCGCGTTCCTCCCGATCCCGGTCATCGCCTGGCTCTCCCTGCGCCACCAGGACCGGGCCGCCGCCGACTACGCCGTCACCGGCGAACGCCGCGCCCGGCTCGGCAGCCAGGTGATCAACTCGCTGGAGGCCGGCGCCACCGTCAAGAGCTTCTGCACCGAGGGCTACGAGGCCGCGCGCATCGACCGGCTCAGCGAAGACGTCCAGGAGAGCAGCCGGCAGACCGACCGCGGCACCATCCGCCACGGCGAGACGGTCCGCGCCTGCACCACCGCCTCCATGGCCGGCACCCTGCTGGTCGGCGGCCGCCACGTCCTCAACGGCAACCTCCGGTTCGAGGTGTTCAGCCCCCTCATCGGACTGCCCCAGATGCTGCTGATGCGGATGAGCCGGCTCGGCACCATCGCCGACCAGTACCAGCGCACCCTCGACTCCTACGAGCGCGTCCAGCGGCTGCGCGAACTGCCCGTCGAGGCCGACAGCGGCGACGCGGCCCTCGACCCCGCCGGGGTGCGGGGTGAGATCGTCCTCGACCGCGTCACCTTCGCCTACCCCGGCCGCGCGGCCGCCCTGGACGACCTCTCCCTGACCATCCCGGCCGGTCAGGTCACGGCCCTGGTGGGCGCCACCGGCTCGGGCAAGACGACCGTCGCCCGGCTGCTGATGCGCTTCCAGGACGCCGAGTCCGGCAGGGTCCTGCTCGACGGCCGGGACGTCCGCGACCTGCGACGGCACGACCTGCGCCACGCCATCGGATTCGTCGCCCAGGACCCCTTCCTGTTCGACGGAACCATCGCCGACAACATCCGCTACGGCAGCTTCGACGCCACGGACGGCGCCGTGGTGCGGGCCGCAGCCATGGCCGAGGCGCACCCCTTCATCGCCGCCCTGCCCCACGGCTACGACACGCTCATCGGCGAACGCGGCGCCGCCCTCTCCGGCGGCCAGCGACAGCGCATCGCCCTGGCCCGCGCCATCCTCAAGGACTCGCCGGTCGTCATCCTCGACGAGGCGACCTCCGCCGTGGACAACGAGACCGAGGCCGCCATCCAGCGCACGCTGCAGAGCTTCGCGGCCGAGCGGACGATGGTCGTCATCGCCCACCGCCTCTCCACGGTCCGCCACGCCGACCGCATCTACGTCATGGACCGGGGCGGCGTCGTCGCCGAACAGGGCACCCACGACGAACTCCTCGCCCAGCACGGACTCTACGCATCCCTCTGGCAGCTCCAGGCCGGCGAACTCGCCGCCTGA
- a CDS encoding ABC transporter substrate-binding protein, which translates to MPRRTPPVALAAALTAAALALSGCGGVASSSTTTPPVLGGTVRIAGPSETPSFDPYSAFGASQARYAYDSLVNLAPDGGLVTGLAATWRATPTEASFTLRRGITCSDGTALTASAVARALTYAADPAHRLAGARTILPNVPFTARADDATGTVSVSAASPFPFLTRTVGLLPIVCPAGLDRPQALERTSQGTGPYVLTRYSPGGPYEFTVRDDYAWGPAGATTSEPGQPARIRLSVVPQAATAANLLITGGIDIAQVSGPDRARLTGRGLAVSEVATVTGMTFFNQRPGRVLADRALRRALVSALDREGLANVAVGGTGSPAADFGARGAVCHADLADANLPAGDATDALRAAGWTRGADGRLTRDGRPLRLRLITSPDLGPTLVSVAELMARQWTALGADVDLVGESLPALVNAMYETADFDVVVGSTPGFALPAGFIPFFSGPAPARGLNFAGVRNPEYDALVTRALRRTGTSGCETWNRAAAALFRAADALPVAEGRSGVYGYRTTFATTFGGQLVPTSIRLHQ; encoded by the coding sequence ATGCCCCGACGCACCCCGCCGGTCGCCCTGGCGGCCGCCCTCACCGCCGCGGCGCTCGCGCTGAGCGGCTGCGGCGGAGTCGCCTCCTCCTCGACGACCACTCCCCCGGTGCTCGGCGGCACCGTCAGGATCGCCGGGCCCAGCGAGACGCCGAGCTTCGACCCGTACTCGGCCTTCGGCGCCTCCCAGGCCCGTTACGCCTACGACTCACTGGTCAACCTCGCCCCGGACGGCGGCCTGGTCACCGGTCTGGCCGCCACCTGGCGGGCCACGCCCACCGAGGCGTCCTTCACCCTGCGCCGGGGCATCACCTGCTCGGACGGCACCGCCCTCACCGCCTCCGCCGTGGCCCGTGCGCTCACCTACGCGGCCGATCCCGCCCACCGGCTCGCCGGCGCCCGCACGATCCTGCCGAATGTCCCGTTCACCGCGCGCGCCGACGACGCGACAGGCACGGTGTCCGTGTCCGCCGCCTCCCCCTTCCCGTTCCTCACCCGCACCGTCGGCCTGCTGCCGATCGTCTGCCCCGCCGGCCTCGACCGGCCGCAGGCACTGGAACGCACCAGCCAGGGCACCGGCCCGTACGTACTGACCCGCTACTCCCCCGGCGGGCCGTACGAGTTCACCGTGCGCGACGACTACGCCTGGGGGCCCGCCGGGGCGACGACCTCGGAGCCCGGCCAGCCCGCGCGCATCCGGCTCTCGGTGGTGCCGCAGGCCGCCACGGCGGCGAACCTGCTGATCACCGGGGGCATCGACATCGCGCAGGTCAGCGGTCCGGACCGGGCCAGGCTCACCGGACGCGGGCTGGCCGTCTCCGAGGTGGCGACGGTGACCGGGATGACGTTCTTCAACCAGCGCCCCGGCCGGGTCCTCGCCGACCGGGCCCTGCGCCGCGCCCTGGTCTCCGCCCTCGACCGCGAGGGGCTCGCCAACGTCGCCGTGGGCGGCACCGGCAGCCCCGCGGCCGACTTCGGGGCCCGCGGCGCCGTATGCCACGCCGACCTCGCCGACGCCAACCTGCCCGCGGGGGACGCGACCGACGCCCTGCGCGCCGCCGGCTGGACCCGCGGCGCCGACGGCCGGCTCACCCGGGACGGGCGGCCGCTACGGCTCCGCCTGATCACCAGCCCGGACCTGGGCCCGACCCTGGTCTCCGTCGCCGAACTGATGGCCCGGCAGTGGACCGCGCTCGGCGCCGACGTCGATCTGGTCGGCGAGAGCCTGCCCGCCCTGGTCAACGCCATGTACGAGACCGCGGACTTCGACGTGGTGGTCGGCAGCACGCCCGGGTTCGCCCTGCCGGCCGGCTTCATCCCCTTCTTCTCCGGCCCCGCCCCCGCCCGGGGCCTCAACTTCGCGGGGGTGCGCAATCCCGAGTACGACGCGCTGGTCACCCGCGCCCTGCGCAGAACCGGTACCTCTGGCTGCGAGACCTGGAACAGGGCCGCCGCCGCCCTCTTCCGCGCGGCCGACGCGCTGCCCGTCGCCGAGGGCCGCAGCGGTGTGTACGGCTACCGCACCACCTTCGCCACGACGTTCGGCGGCCAACTCGTGCCCACGAGCATCCGCCTCCACCAGTGA